The genomic stretch GAGTACGCCCAGTTCCGCGCCGTCCTCGGCCAGGCGTCCGGCTTTCAGTCGCTGCAGTACCGCGAGGTCGAGTTCCTGCTCGGCAACAAGAACGCGGAGATGCTCGAGGTCTTCGCTCACGACCCCGCGGCCCGCGACATCCTCGAGGAGACCCTGTGCGCGCCGAGCCTCTACGACGAGTTCCTGCGCCACCTCGCCCGGCTCGGCTACGCGGTCCCGGCGACGAGCGTCGAGCGCGACTGGTCGCTGCCGCACGCCCGCGACCCCGCCCTCGTCGAGGTCCTCGCCGGCGTCTACGCCGACCCGGAGGGCCAGTGGCCCCAGTACGAGCTGTGTGAGCAGCTCGTCGACGTCGAGGAGAGCTTTCAGCTCTGGCGCTTCCGGCACATGAAGACGGTCGAGCGGATCATCGGCTACAAGCGCGGCACCGGCGGGTCGTCAGGCGTGGGCTTCCTGCGCGCCGCGCTGGACCTCACCTTCTTCCCCGAGCTGCTGGAGGTCCGCACGGAGATCGGGCCGTGACGGCGAGCTCGCCGTCCGTGCGCCGGCGGCGGCCGCGGGCGGCGCTGGCCACGCTGTGCGAGGCTGCCCGGATGAGCGCATCCGATCGCTTCGTCCCCGGCCAGATGGACTGGTTCTCCGGCGCCGCCCGCGGCGGCGGCCTCGTGTTCCTCGCCGGCCACGTCGGCGCCGACGGCGAGGGCGGCGGCGCGGACGCGCCGTTCGCCACGCAGGTCACCCGCGCCCTGGACCACTTCGAGCACACCCTCGCGAACGCGGGGCTCGGCTTCTCGGCGCTGCTGAAGGTCAACGTCTATCTCGCCGACATCGCGGACTTCGCGGAGTTCAACGAGATCTATCTCGCGCGCCACCCGGCGCCGCGCCCCGCGCGCACGACGGTGCAGACGCCGCTCGCGCAGGGCTGGCGTTTCGAGATCGATGGCGTGGCGGTCGACGAGCGCTGATCGCCGTCAGCGCCGGCCGAAGCGGCGCAGCCGCAGCGCGTTGGCGACCACCGAGACGCTCGACAGCGCCATCGCCAGGCCGGCGATCAGCGGGTTGAGCAGCGCGGCGGCAGCGAGCGGCAGCGCCGCGAGGTTGTAGCCGAACGCCCAGCCGAGGTTCTGCTTGATCGTGCGCAGGGTCGCGCGCGACAGGCGGATCGCGTCCGCGGCGGCGCGCAGGTCGCCGCTGACGAGCGTGAGGTCGGACGCCTCGATCGCCACGTCCGTGCCGGTGCCGATGGCCAGGCCCAGATCGGCCTGGGCAAGCGCCGGCGCGTCGTTGATGCCGTCGCCGACCATCGCGACGACCCGGCCCTCGGCCTGCAGGCGCCGAACGACGCCGGCCTTGTCGGCGGGCAGCACCTCGGCGATGACCTCGTCGATGCCCACCTCGGCCGCCACGGCGCGCGCGGTCGCCTCGTTGTCGCCGGTCAGCAGCACCGGCCGCAGCCCGAGGCCGCGCAGCCCGGCCACCGCCTCGGCGCTGGTCGCCTTGACGGTGTCGGCGACGACGATCACGGCGCGCGCCTCGCCGTCCCACGCCGCGGCCACCGCGGTGCGCCCCTGCGCCTCGGCGGCGCGGCGGGCCGCGTCGAGCTCGGCGGGCAGCGTCACGCCCCAGTCGTCGCGCAGCAGCGCGGGCCGGCCGACCTGCACGCCGTGGCCGTCGACGACGCCTTCGACGCCGAGGCCCTCGCGGTTGGCGAACGACTCGACGGCGGGCAGCGGGCCGGTGGCGTCCCGGGCGGCGCGGGCGATCGCCTGCGCGATCGGGTGCTCGGACGCATCCTCGAGCGCGCCGGCGATGCGCAGCGCCTCGTCGCGGCTCGTCCCCGGGATCGTCACGACGTCGGTCACGCTCATCTGCCCGGTCGTGATCGTGCCCGTCTTGTCGAGGACGACCGTGTCGACCTTGCGCGTGGACTCGAGGATCTCGGGCCCCTTGATGAGCAGCCCGAGCTGGGCCCCGCGGCCGGTGCCGACGAGCAGCGCCGTCGGCGTGGCGAGCCCGAGCGCGCACGGGCAGGCGATGATGAGGACGGCGACCGCGGCGGTGATGGCGAACTGCGCGCTCTCGCCGGTGCCGAGCCAGAACCCGAGCGTCGCGACGGAGAGGCCGATGACGACGGGCACGAAGATCCCCGACACGCGGTCGGCGAGCCGCTGCACCGGCGCCTTGCCGCTCTGCGCGTCGGTCACGAGCCGGGCGATCTGGGCCAGCGCGGTGTCCGCACCGACCTTCGTGGCGCGCACGATCAGCCGGCCGCCGGCGTTGACCGTCGCGCCCGCGACGTCGTCGCCCGGCGCCTTCTCGACCGGCACCGACTCGCCCGTGAGCAGGGACTGATCCACCGCGGAGCGGCCCTCCTCGACGACGCCGTCCGTCGCGACCTTCTCGCCCGGGCGCACGACGAAGCGGTCACCGGCGTGCAGCTCCTCGATGGGGACGCGCCGTTCGGTGCCGTCGGCGTCGAGGATCGCGACGTCCTTGGCGCCGAGCTCGAGCAGGGCGGCCAGGGCGGCCCCGGCACGGCGCTTGGCCTTCGCCTCGAAGTAGCGCCCGGCGAGGATGAACACCGTCACCGCGGAGGCGACCTCGAGATAGACCTCGGTCCCGCCGGCGCTGTCCGGGATGAGATCGAACGGCATGCGCATCTCGGGGTCTCCGGCGCCGCCGAGGAACAGCGCATACAGCGACCACAGCCATGCGGCGAGCACGCCGACCGAGATCAGCGTGTCCATCGTGGCGGTGGCGTGCTTGAGGTTCGCCCACGCCGCCCGGTGGAACGGCCAGGCGCCCCAGACGACGACCGGCGACGCGAGCGTCAGCGACAGCCACTGCCAGTTGTCGAACTGCAGCGGCGGGATCATCGACATGAGGAGCACCGGCAGCATCAGCGCGAGGCTGATGAGCAGGCGGCGGCGCAGCGGCGCGGTCTCGTCGGCCTCGGCGTCGGCGTGCCCGCCCGCGGCGGGCTGGGCCGAGGGCAGCACGGCCTGATAGCCCGCCGACGCGACGGCCTCCACGAGCGCCTGCGGGGCGACCGCGGCGGCGTCGAAGTCGACCGTCGCCTTCTCGGTGGCGTAGTTGACCGTGGCGCTGACGCCGTCGAGCTTGTTCAGGCGGCGCTCGATGCGGTTCGCGCACGAGGCGCACGTCATGCCGGTGATCGGCAGCTCGACGTGATCCATGGTGGCGGGGCTCATCGAGTGACCTCCTCGGTGAACGCGGCGGTGTGGACGCGGCCGTCGGCCTTGAACTGCAGGAAGAGGCGATAGCGGCCCTCGGTCGGGAACGTCGCGTCGAAGCCGATGCCCTCCTCCTCGCCGTGCTCGGTCGGGTGCACGTGCAGGAAGGCGAGGTCGCCCTCGCGCAGCGCGACCAGGTGGCCGCCGGCGCCCAGGTAGGGATCGGTGTGCACGGGCCGGCCGTCGCGCGTGATCTCGAAGCGCAGGTCGGCCTCGTCGCCGGGATGCGCGTCGCCCGCGGTCAGGCGCACGTCGTAGCCGTCGGCGGTCCGGGACTCGGTCGCGGGGGCCGGCAGCGCCTGCAGGTCCGCCGTGCCGTCGACCCGCAGGTCTGTGGCCAGCGTGCGCGGCTCGCCGTCGTGCGAGAAGTCGGCGAAGACGCGGTACGAGCCGGCCTCGTCGAGGCGCAGCGGGGTGGTCCACGTCCCGTCGGGGTTCTGCGTCGGATGAAGATGCTGGAAGCCGGTCATGTCGCGGCGCACGACGATGAGGTGCATGCGCTTGGTGTGGGTGACGTCGAAGTCCCCGACGGGAAGACCATCCTCCCCGGTGATCGTGAAGGCAAGGCGCTCGTCGCGGCCGCGGCGCAGCTCGGGCGTGGCGAGCTCGAGCCTCAGGCCGTCCTCGGCGGCGGCCAGGCCGCGCACCGGGTGGGCGCCCCCGTCCATCCCGTCCATCGCGGGCGTGTCGCCGTGGCCGGCCATCTTCGGCGGCTGGGAGCCCTCGCGGTCGGGGCCGAGGGTCGCACCGGCGACCGCGCCGCCGCCGAGCAGCAGGGCGAGCAGCGCCGCGAACCCGGCGAGCTTGGTCGGGGCGCTCATCGTGCGACCTCGTAGCCGGCCTCGGCGACGGCGGCGGCCACGGCGTCGTCGCTGACGCCCTCGCCGGCGACGACGAGCCGGCCGGTGGCGAGGTCGATCTCGACGGCCCCCACCCCGGGGATCTCCGAGACCTCCTCGCGCACGGATGAGACGCAGTGCGTGCAGGACATACCGGCGACCTGGTACTCGCGGGCCCGGCTGGTCTGGATCAGGGTCTGGCTCATCGTGCCTCCATCATACGGCTGGGGGGTATGGCGTGGGGGAAACCTAGCACAGATACCCCAGGGGGGTAAAGGGCAGCCTGACGAGATGCGGACGACGCGCGCCGTCCACTGCGATCGACGTGCCGAGCTCGGCGTGGATCGTCGGCAGGGCGACGACGATTCGCCGCCACGAGGTGGGCGGCAGACCCCACCCCTTGTGTGACCGACCGCATCGTGCGGGGCCGCGCAGCATGCGACGCTCCTTGGGGCCTCGAACGGCAAGGGAGCAGGATGGGCGGGCAACGACGGATCGTCATGGCGGGGGTGGTCGTCGCCGCGCTGCTCGCGTCGGCGCCGGCGGTGGCCGGCGCGGCGACCGCCAAGATCCGCAACGGGACGTTGACCTACACCGCCGCGCCGGGCGAGGCGAACGTCCTCAGCGTCAAGTTCGCCTCGGGCGCGTTCGTGCTCAGCGACTCGGGCGCCCTGATCACGCCGGGAACCGGCTGCACCGCCCGGGCGCCGGCGCACCTGGTGACGTGCAGCGCCGTCGACCTCGACGGGATCGGGGCCGCGCTGGGCGACGGCGGAGACGCGCTGAAGGTCGACGCGTCCGTGCCGCTCGGCGTCGCCGCCCTCGGCGGCGCGGGCGATGACGTGCTGCGCGGGGGCCCGCAGGCCGACAGCCTCTCCGGCGGTCCGGGCGCCGACCGCCTCGACGGAGCGGCCGGCGCCGACGTGCTGCGCGGCGGCGACGACGTCGACACCGCCGACTACTCGACGCGCACGCAGGCCGTCGGGGTGACGCTCGACGCCGTCGCGGGCGACGGCGAGGCCGGGGAGGGCGATCTCGTGGACTCGACCGTCGAGAACGTGACCGGCGGCGCCGGGCCGGACGTGCTCGTCGGCGACGCGCATGCCAACCGGCTGCTCGGCGGTGGGGGAGACGACACCCTGCAGGGCATGGGGGGCGCGGACGTCCTCGACGGGGGCGGCGGGGGCAACACCGCCACGTACCGCGAGCGGACCGGTCCCGTCGTCGCCAGCCTCGACGACGTCGCCAACGACGGCGCTCCGGGCGAGAAGGACCTGCTGACCCGCGTCCAGAACCTGGTCGGCGGCACGGGGGCGGATACGCTGACGGGCTCCGCGAACGCCAACCGGCTCGACGGGGGGCCGGGCGCGGACCGTCTCGATGCGCTCGCCGGACCGGACACCGTGCGGGGCGGAACCGGCAGCGACGTCGTGCTGCTGGGGACGGGCAACGATGCGTTCGACTGGCTGCCGGGCGACAGCAGCGACGTGGTCGAGGGCCAGGGCGACAACGACACGCTGCGGTTCTCCGGGGCGAACATCGGCGAGCACTTCGACCTCTCGGCGAACGGCGGGCGACTGCGGCTGCTGCGCGACGTCGGCAACGTGTCGATGGACGTCGGCGGCGTCGAGCAGGTGGACCTGCGGGCCGCGGGCGGCGCCGACGCGATCGCCGTGCACGATCTCGCCGGCACGAACGTCAAGAGCGTGCGGCTCGACCTCGCCGCCGGCGGGATGCCCGACGCGGGTGACGGGCAGCCCGACGTCGTCGACGTCGCCGGGACGAACGGGATCGACGCGATCGCCGTCGGCACGGCCGGCGACGAGACCGTGGTGAGCGGTCTGCCGGCGCCGGTCGCGGTCGCCCACGCCGACGATCCAGGTGACGTGCTGCGCGTCGACGGGGCGGGCGGCAGCGACGCGGTCGTCGCGGATTCCGCCCCGATGCCCGTCGCCGTCCTCGGCGGCGACGGCACGGACACGGTCACGGCGCTCGGGACCGGCGGCCCGGACGCGTTCACCCTCTCCCCCCAGGCCCCCGAGGTCCTGGTGTCGCGCACCGACCTCCGGCTGTCGGTGCAGGCCGAGCGCCTTGCCGTCCAGGGGCTGGGCGGGGACGACAGCATCCTCGCCGGCAACGGCATCGCCGGCCTCGGCATCGCGCTGACCCTCGACGGCGCTGCCGGGAGCGACACCATCCAGGGCAGCGACGGGGCCGACACGATCCTGGGCGGCGACGACGCCGACACGATCCGGGGCGGCCGCGGCGGCGACCTCGCCCTGCTCGGCGCCGGCGACGACAGCTTCGGCTGGGCGCCCGGCGACGGCTCGGACACCGTCGAGGGCCAGGCGGGCGCCGACACGCTGCGCTTCGACGGCGCGAACATCGCCGAGATCATCGACCTCTCGGCGAACGGCGGGCGCCTGCGCCTCACGCGCAACGTCGCGAGCGTCGTCATGGACGTCGACGGCGCCGAGCGGATCGACGTCCACGCCCTGGGCGGGGCGGACGCCCTGAGCGTGCACGACCTCACCGGCACCGCGGTGACGGATGCGACCTTCGACCTCGCGGCCTTCGGCACGACGATGGGCGACGGGCAGGCCGACACCGTCAACGTCGACGCGACCCAAGGCGCCGACGTGGCGACCGTGGCCGGCGACGCGTCCGGCGTCGCCGTGGCGGGGCTTGCGTCGCGCGTGTCGATCGTCGGGCAGGAGGCGGCGCTCGACACGCTGGCCGTGCGGCTGCTCGCCGGCGACGACGTCCTCGATGCCTCGGGCCTCGCCGCGGACGGCATCCGCCTGAGCGGTGCCGGGGGCGACGGCGACGACGTGCTCATCGGCAGCGCGGGCGCCGACGCGCTCTTCGGCGACGCCGGCGACGACGTCCTCATCGGGGGGCCGGGCAACGACGCGCTCGACGGCGGCCCCGGCGACAACATCGTGATCCAGGACTGAGGCGGCGTCCTACGCCCGCTCGGCGAGCTCGGTCAGTCGGGCGACCGTCGCGTCGATCTCCTCGTCGGTCGTGCGCGGGTTGATCGTGCACAGCCGCAGGACCGGGCGCCCGCGCAGGACCGTGGAGGTCGGCACCGCGTAGCCGTCGGCGACCGCGCGCGCCGCGATGTCGACCGCGCCGGCGCGCTCGTGGGCGAAGGTCACGACCGCGAGCTGCGCGGGCGTGACGATCTCCCAGCCGGGCGTCGCGCGCAGCGCCGCTTCCGCGCGCTCGGCCAGCGCGATGCCGCGGGCGACCGCGTCCCGGATCGCGTCCACGCCGAACGCCTTGATGGTCAACCACAGCTTCAGCGCCCGGGTGGCCCGGGTCAGCTGCGGGCCGCGGTCGCGGAAGTTCACCTCGCCGGTCGTGTCGCGCAGGTACTCGGGCTCCATGGCGAAGGCGGCGGCGAGCGCGCCGGGCTCGCGGACGAGCAGCGCGCCGACCTCGTACGGGGCGAACAGCCACTTGTGCGGGTCGGCGGCGAGGGAGTCCGCGCGCTCCATCCCGTCCAGCAGCGCCCGGCCCTGCTCGGTCAGCGCCGCCGGGGCACCGTACGCGCCGTCGACGTGCAGCCAGAGGCCTTCCGCGGCGGCGAGGTCGGCGAGCGCGGCCAGCGGGTCGACCGTGCCCGTGTTCGTCGTGCCCGCCGTGGCGATCAGGCAGAACGGCCGCAGGCCGGCGGACCGGTCGGCGGCGATGGCCCCCGCCACGGCGCCCGGCACCAGCCGGAACCCGCTACCGGTGGGCAGCAGGCGGACGCGGTCCGGCGCGAAGCCGAGGATGCGCAGCGCCCGGGTGATCGAGGCGTGCGTCTGGTCGGAGCAGTAGACGACGGCGTCCGGGTCGTGGCCGCCGAGCCGCGCCGCCCGCGCCGCCGCGAGCGCGGTGAGGCTGGACGCGGACCCGCCGCTGAGCAGGATCCCCTCGGTGCCGGCCGGCATCCCCAGCATCTCGGCGAGCCAGTCGAGCACCACGAGCTCGAGCACCGTCGGGCCCGTGCTGCCCACCCAGGACGTGGCGATCGCGTTCATCCCGCTCGCCAGCGCGTCGCCGAGCATGCCGACCGGGCTGCTCGGGCTCGGGACGCGCGCGAAGAAGCGGGGGTGGTCGCCGTGCTGCATGTTGCGCAGCACGACGCCGGCGGCCAGGTCGAGCGCCTCGTCGAGGTCGCCCGGCGCCTCGGGCAGCGGCTCGCGCAGCCGCGCCTCGAGGGCGGCCCGCTCGCCGACGACGACCGGCGGCAGGTCGCGCAGGCCGGCGAGGTGGTCGACGACCATGTCGACGACGCGGTAGCCGAGCCGCCGCACCTCCTCCGGCGGGAGGCTGAGCGGCTCGTCGTGGTCGGGGGCCATGACGCGGCGGATGTTGGCAGACCCCGGCACGCCGGCTGCGACGCGTCCGGGGCCGCCGGCGGCGAAGATGGTGGGAAGACCCCATTCCGCGGTGGCGGTCCGACGGCCAGGATGGACCCATGGTCAACCGTCTTCGTGATGGCGGCGCCGCGCATCGCGGCGCCGTCGCCGCTTCCGCAGGTCCCGTCCCGGTCGTCGCCGCCGGCCGTCCCGTGCTCACGGCGCGCGGGGCGGAGATCCTGGCCGCCGAGGTCGAGAGGCTGCGTGACCTCAAGGGCGAGGAGTTCCGCGCCCGCCGCCGCGACGCGCTGTCCGTGTCGGCCGCCGACGAGGACGCCCAGTTGGCGATCGGCGAGGACGAGGCCGTCATCGACGCCCGGATCGCCAACCTCGCGCAGCTGCTGCACCAGGCGGAGATCGTCGACCACGACGTCCGCGGCGAGGACATCGTCAACCTCGGGTCGCGGGTGCTCCTGGAGGATCTCACGACCGGAGCGGTGGTGGAGTACGAGATGGTCGCGTGGCACGACGGCGCGACCGCGGGCACGGTGTCCGCGGCCTCCCCGGTCGGGCAGGCGATCCTCGGCCGCGGCGTCGGCGACGAGCTGACCATCGGCCTGCCGGGCGGGCGGCAGCGCTCGCTGCGGATCGCCGGGCTCGACGACGTCGCGTCGCTGCACGCCTGACGGCGTGCGATGACGTCGCTGCACGTCTGACGGCGTGCGACGACGTCGCGTCGCTGCACGTCTGACGGCGTGGGCGTGGGCGTGATCTCGACCACGCTCACGATCACCGAGATCGGCCGGCGGCTGGGGGTCTCGCGGTGGGCGGCGTACCGGCGTCCCAGCGTCCTCGTGCGCCACGGCTTCGTGGGCCGGCGCTGAGCGTCACGGCCGGCGATCTGCATAGGACGCCCCATGGTCCCGGGGCGCCGTCGCACGGACGATGGTGGCATGGATCCTGCGCGCCGGCCCGTTGGCGACCGCCAGCGCCTCTGGCGCGCGGCGGCGCTTCTGGCGCTCGTCGTCGGCGTGGCAGCGCTGTACCTGCCGGACGGCGGTCGCGCGAAGCAGCCGGCGCCGACGTTCGCCGACTTCCTCGAGCAGCGCGACCGACGTGCGCTGCGTGAGGCGACGGTCCGCACGCGCGACCACACGGTGGACGTCACCCCCAAGGAAGGGCCGTCGTATGCCGTGGGCTTCCCGGCGGCCTATGGGCAGGAGCTGATCGAGGGGCTCGAAGCGCACGGCGTGCCGTTCACCGTGAAGGGCAGCGGCCGCAGCACGTGGGAGGTCCTGGCGCCGTGGGCGCTGCTCCTCGCGGTCGTCGTCGCGATCGCCGTGCTGCTCGGGCGCCGCATGCGGGCCGGCGGGGGCGGCGCGGCAGCCAGGCGCATGCGCAAGGCGCCGGCGCGGCAACTCGACCCGCGCTCGCCGAAGATCACGTTTCGTGATGTGGCGGGCGCCGATGAGGCGGTCGAGGAGCTGCACGAGATCAAGGAGTTCTTGGAGAACCCGAAGAAGTTTCAGGCGTTGGGGGCGCGGATCCCGAAGGGTGTGTTGTTGTATGGGCCTCCGGGGACGGGCAAGACGTTGTTGGCGCGGGCGGTGGCGGGTGAGGCGGGGGTGCCGTTCTTCTCGATCTCGGGCTCGGATTTCGTGGAGATGTTCGTGGGGGTGGGTGCGTCGCGGGTGCGGGATCTGTTTGAGCAGGCCAAGCAGAACTCGCCGTGCATCATCTTCATGGATGAGATCGATGCGGTCGGTCGCCATCGTGGTGCCGGTTTGGGTGGCGGCCACGACGAGCGTGAGCAGACGCTCAACCAGCTGCTGGTCGAGATGGACGGCTTCACGATGACCGACAACATCATCCTGATCGCCGCGACGAACCGGCCGGACATCCTCGACCCGGCGCTGCTGCGTCCGGGGCGGTTTGATCGCCAGATCGTGGTCGATCGTCCGGATCGCAAGGGCCGTTCGAAGATTCTGGAGGTCCATACGCGCGGCAAGCCGTTGGCCAAGGAGATCAACGTCGATGCGCTGGCCGGTCAGACGCCGGGGTTCACGGGGGCGGACCTGGCGAACCTGGTCAATGAGGCGGCGTTGTTGTCGGCGCGGAACGGCAAGCGGGAGATCACCCAGGTTGAGCTCGAAGAGGGGATCATGCGGGTGATCGCGGGGCCGGAGAAGAAGACGCGGGTGATGAGCGAGAAGGAGCGGCTGATCACGGCGTATCACGAGATGGGCCATGCGATCGTCGGTCACGTGCTCGAGTTCGCCGATCCGGTGCACAAGGTGTCGGTCGTCTCGCGTGGTCAGGCGTTGGGGTACACGATCTCGATGCCGCAGGAGGATCGCTTTTTGACGACGCGCGCGGAGTTGCAGGACACGATGGCGATGACGTTGGGGGGTCGCGCGGCGGAGGAGATCGTCTTTGACGAGATCACCACGGGCGCGTCGAACGACCTCGAGAAGGTCACGGCGACGGCCAAGCAGATGGTGATGCGTTTCGGGATGAGCGAGAAGCTCGGCCCGCGCGTGTTCGGTCACGATCATGGCCAGCCGTTCTTGGGGCGCGAGTTCAGCTCGGAGCCGGATTACAGCGACGAGATCGCGCGCGAGATCGACGACGAGATCCGCCGCATCGTGGAATCCGCCCACCAACGCGCCAAGGACATCCTGCTGACCCACCATGCCCTGCTCGACGCGGGCGCGGACGCGCTGCTGGCGCGCGAGTCCCTCGAACGCGACGAGCTCATCGCGCTGTTCGACCACCACGGCCGTCGTTCGGGGTTGACGGTCGTGGCCACGGGCACGACACTCGCATGAGGAGGCGCACGATGCCGGAACCGATCCCGATCCCCACCCCGCCGAAGCAGCCGCCGGGACGGCCGCTGCGACCGACCGTCGACGAGCTGGGCGAGGCGTCGTTCCCCGCCAGCGACCCGCCGCCGTCCTGGATCTGGGAACCACCGCGCACCCCGCCGGGCGCCTGACGCCGATCAGGCGGCGACGTCGTCGGCGAGCGGGCCGCGCACCTCGATGAGGCAGCCCGCCTCGTCGGGGTCCTTCGGCACGAACCCGGTGAGCCTCGTCTTCGGGTCGATCGTGTCGAGCATCCCGCGGGTGATCCCGCGGTGCAGGCCGCACACGACCGGCTGGCGCTCGTGCACGAGATCGCGGTACGGGCAGTTGCGCAGGCAGTAGGTCAGCTCGGCCGGATGGTCCGGGTCGGTCTCGCGCTGCGGCGCGAAGCCCATCGCGGTCAGCGCGGCGTACATGCGCTGATCCGGCGTGCTGCCGGGGTCGGGCGGGGGAAGGCTGCGTCCGATCGTGCGCCCGGCCGCCTCGACGTCGCGCACCTTCAGCCCACCGGCTGCGATGACGTGCAGGAGGAAGCGGCCGATGTCGGCGTAGCCGGTCGGCGGGTCGCCGCCGGGCAGCGCGTCCGGGCTGATCGCCCAGCGGTCCCGCGGCCGGCCGCGCGGCCGCCGCTCCCGCTCGCGGTCGAGCAGGCCCGCGGCGTGCAGCGCCTCGAGATGCAGCCGGACGCCGTTGGGGTGCAGGCCGAGCGCGCGGGCGAGCTCGTCGGTGCCTGCGGGGCGGCGCAGCTCGCCGAGCAGCGCGAACAGGCGCGCCCGAGTCGGCTGGGACAGCGCGTCCCCCGGTGGCGTGCGGATGTCCACGGGCCCAGAAGATTGCACAGCTGCAGTGTGCAATCAAGAAGTGAGTGTGATTTTCCTAAGGCAATTGTGAGAAGCTGGTGCAGCGGCGATCGCACCGGTGCTCGCCGTCCCATTCGAAAGGAGCCCCGATGACCGCGATCAGTCCCTCGAGCACCCTGGCCGAGCTGGTCATCGCCCGTCCCGCTCGCACGCGTCTCTTCGAGCAGCTGCGGCTGGACTACTGCTGCGGCGGGTCGCGCACGCTGGCCGAGGCCTGCGCGCAGCGCGAGCTCGATCCGAGCACGGTCGCGACGCTGATCGCGGCGCTCGACGCGGAGCCCGGCGACCGCGACGACGCCCACGACGTCACGCGGGCGTCGGTCGGCGATCTCTGCGACCACATCGTCGCGGCCCACCACGGCGCCCTGCGCCGCGATCTGCCGCTGATCTCCGACCTCGTTGCGACCGTGGTGCGCGTCCACGGCGTCCAGCGGCCGGAGCTGCGCGACCTGCAGCGGGTGTTCACGACGATGCGCGTGAGCCTCGAGCAGCACATGGTGGTGGAGGAGGAGACGCTGTTCCCGGCCTGCCGTGCGACGGCGGCCGGTGTCCTGCGGGGAGTCGACGAGGAGCTGCTGGGCCAGCACGAGGCCGACCATGACGAGGTGGGCGAGTCGCTCGTCGCGCTGCGCGAGCTGTCGGGCGGCTACAGCGCCAAGCGCGCGCTGTGCGGCACGCACCGCGCGCTGCTGGAGTCACTGCGCGAGCTGGAGCTCGACCTGCACCAGCACGTGCACGAGGAGAACAACATCCTGTTCCCGCGGGTGCGCGCCGCCGCCGTGCGCTGACGGTCGCCCCGGCCGGTCAGAGCCGCAGGCGGGCGGAGCCGATCGTCCGCGCCGCCAGGGCGAGCGCGCGGGCGGCGACGACGAGCGCGGCGCCGGCGAGCGCGATCCGCGCCCCGTCGGCGAGCGTCGCGAGCCCGGCCGCCCGCGCCACGGCCAGGACGAGCACCGCGCCGGCTGCCAGCGCGGTCAGCGCCCGGTCGCGCCCGGGCGTGGGCGCCGGCATCGCCAGCGCGAGATTGCGCACCCGGTGCAGCACGGCGAGGAGGTGCAGCAGCGCGCCGGCGACCGTCATGCCGATCCAGCCCGCCACGAGCAGGGTCGCGAGGACCGAGCGGGCGCTGCCCGGCAGGGGCGCCTGGAACCCGTCGGCGGCGCCGACGGCGAGGGCGGTCAGCAGTCCCCCGACGAGGAACGCCTGGCCGGTTCCGACCAGCCGGGCCGGGAGGCTGAGGCCCGACGGCGCGGCGCGCAGGCAGCCGAGGACGTTCGCCGCGAGCAGGCCGGCGCCCAGCACCAGCGCGATCCACCCCGCCCCGAGCAGCGCGCGCGAGTCGACGGCCGCCCCCGCGGCCAGGAGCGCCACGCCCGCCAGCCAGGCCGTGAACGTCGGGCCCTGCAGGCGGGGGTGCGGCAGGCGGGTCTGGGTGAGAGACGGATAGAAGGTGTGCAGGGTGCCCACGATGGAGGTGCCCAGCCATCCCGCGAGGTTGAGCGCGAGGTGCGCGCCGAGCAGGCTGCCGTGCGGCCACGCCGTGCCCCGCGCCATCGCGATCCCCACCAACGCGCCGAGCCCCAGGCAGCCGGCGCAGGCGTAGTACCAGCGGACGGCCCACCGCGCCCGTTGCAGCGAGCGTCGCTCGAGCCGCCAGAGGGACGCCGCGAACAGCCCGAGGGTCGCGGCGATCGCAAGGCCCCCCGCGTCGGTGAGCGCCGTGATCCGCGCCGGGACGCCCACGGCCACCAGCAGCGTTCCCGCGATCCAGCCCGCGAG from Capillimicrobium parvum encodes the following:
- a CDS encoding helix-turn-helix domain-containing protein translates to MGVGVISTTLTITEIGRRLGVSRWAAYRRPSVLVRHGFVGRR
- a CDS encoding GreA/GreB family elongation factor yields the protein MVNRLRDGGAAHRGAVAASAGPVPVVAAGRPVLTARGAEILAAEVERLRDLKGEEFRARRRDALSVSAADEDAQLAIGEDEAVIDARIANLAQLLHQAEIVDHDVRGEDIVNLGSRVLLEDLTTGAVVEYEMVAWHDGATAGTVSAASPVGQAILGRGVGDELTIGLPGGRQRSLRIAGLDDVASLHA
- a CDS encoding beta strand repeat-containing protein codes for the protein MGGQRRIVMAGVVVAALLASAPAVAGAATAKIRNGTLTYTAAPGEANVLSVKFASGAFVLSDSGALITPGTGCTARAPAHLVTCSAVDLDGIGAALGDGGDALKVDASVPLGVAALGGAGDDVLRGGPQADSLSGGPGADRLDGAAGADVLRGGDDVDTADYSTRTQAVGVTLDAVAGDGEAGEGDLVDSTVENVTGGAGPDVLVGDAHANRLLGGGGDDTLQGMGGADVLDGGGGGNTATYRERTGPVVASLDDVANDGAPGEKDLLTRVQNLVGGTGADTLTGSANANRLDGGPGADRLDALAGPDTVRGGTGSDVVLLGTGNDAFDWLPGDSSDVVEGQGDNDTLRFSGANIGEHFDLSANGGRLRLLRDVGNVSMDVGGVEQVDLRAAGGADAIAVHDLAGTNVKSVRLDLAAGGMPDAGDGQPDVVDVAGTNGIDAIAVGTAGDETVVSGLPAPVAVAHADDPGDVLRVDGAGGSDAVVADSAPMPVAVLGGDGTDTVTALGTGGPDAFTLSPQAPEVLVSRTDLRLSVQAERLAVQGLGGDDSILAGNGIAGLGIALTLDGAAGSDTIQGSDGADTILGGDDADTIRGGRGGDLALLGAGDDSFGWAPGDGSDTVEGQAGADTLRFDGANIAEIIDLSANGGRLRLTRNVASVVMDVDGAERIDVHALGGADALSVHDLTGTAVTDATFDLAAFGTTMGDGQADTVNVDATQGADVATVAGDASGVAVAGLASRVSIVGQEAALDTLAVRLLAGDDVLDASGLAADGIRLSGAGGDGDDVLIGSAGADALFGDAGDDVLIGGPGNDALDGGPGDNIVIQD
- a CDS encoding pyridoxal phosphate-dependent decarboxylase family protein gives rise to the protein MAPDHDEPLSLPPEEVRRLGYRVVDMVVDHLAGLRDLPPVVVGERAALEARLREPLPEAPGDLDEALDLAAGVVLRNMQHGDHPRFFARVPSPSSPVGMLGDALASGMNAIATSWVGSTGPTVLELVVLDWLAEMLGMPAGTEGILLSGGSASSLTALAAARAARLGGHDPDAVVYCSDQTHASITRALRILGFAPDRVRLLPTGSGFRLVPGAVAGAIAADRSAGLRPFCLIATAGTTNTGTVDPLAALADLAAAEGLWLHVDGAYGAPAALTEQGRALLDGMERADSLAADPHKWLFAPYEVGALLVREPGALAAAFAMEPEYLRDTTGEVNFRDRGPQLTRATRALKLWLTIKAFGVDAIRDAVARGIALAERAEAALRATPGWEIVTPAQLAVVTFAHERAGAVDIAARAVADGYAVPTSTVLRGRPVLRLCTINPRTTDEEIDATVARLTELAERA